The Theobroma cacao cultivar B97-61/B2 chromosome 1, Criollo_cocoa_genome_V2, whole genome shotgun sequence genome contains the following window.
AACCTCTCCAAGAAATTGGCATTGAATGGAACAACGCCATCAAGCAAATTTTTGCTGAGATTCAAGTGATATATGTGAGAAAAACTGCCAAAACTCATTGGAATTTCACCTGTTAATCTGTTGTTTTGAAGAGACAGAGTGCTTAAATTCATAAGCATTGACAAGCTTGGTGGTATACTGCCTGAATAACCTGAATTGGCCAGCCTGAGCTCTTGTAGTTTCACTAACATGCCGAGCTCCACAGGCAAAGTTATGAACATTGGATTATCATCCATAATGAAGTATTGCAAGCTTTGTAACATGAACAATCCTTTGGGAAAATTTCCGCCAAGTCTGTTGTTACTCAAAGccaagaaaaccaaaaacttgAGCTTTTCAATGCTATCAGGAATGCTACCTACTAGTGAATTTGAGCTCAAATCAAGCTTTTGAAGCATAGCAAGTTGGCCAATCATGTCAGGGATTGAGCCTGTAAGAGAATTATAGCTAAGATCAAGGCCTACAAGGTTGATCAGATTACCCACTTGGGTTGGGATGCTACCTTTGAGCATGTTATAGCTCAAATCAATGTGCACTAAAGAGGTCAAGCTGAATATTTCAACAGGGATTGGTCCAGTGAAATGATTTTGTGACAATGTCAGTATTTGTAGGGCCTTCAACGAAGATATTTGGGGTTGAATGGGACCGAAAAGCGCCGGATTTGAACGGAGACTTAGTTGTTGAAGTGAAGAATTTGAGAGATTGTTTGGtggaaaagagagagaagttttggtgTGAGTGAAACAATTGAAGAAGAACACTGATTGAAGGTAAGGAAGAGTAAAGATTTGACTAGGAAATGTGGCAGTTCTCTTGCAAGTTGGGTTTGGGGAGGAGCCAAAATCAAGCCTAGAGACATGGAGGAAGTTATCTGAGCCTGGCTTGCACTCAATTCCAGGCCAAGATGAGCCAGGTTTACAAGGGTTTGGATAGGAGACTCTCCAGGTTTGATCAGAGGACATGGTTTCCATTATCTTGAAAAGGATCTCAGCCTCAGAGGGAACCATGGTGGTTGGCTGGAGATCCGCGTTTGGTGGCTGTGATTGCCTCTTTGCATGGATGGAAACGGTGGAGACAAAAGGAATAGAGAAGAGAGCAAGGAGTAGAACACGGAAGAGCAGAGGGAGAGAGATAGGGAAAGTACACCACATTGCGGTGAGGCTGTGGAGGATGTCCGGTCAGGTTGTAGCAGCTAGCTATTTAGGTGGTAGTATTATTACTTTTTTGACTCAATTTCGGTGGAACTTGTTGGAAGTGAACCCAACTAGTGAATATCTGATGCCTTCGGTGACTCAGCCATGAGAGGGAGGAGACAAAAAAAGAGAGTTGGGAAGAAGTGATTGAAGCGATGTGTGGGGTAGTGGTGATTTTAAATAGGTGATGCTTTAGCTTCATGACATCTGAGTGACAATTTGAAGCCAAGGTAGGGTCACTAAACATTCAAAGTGAGTTGATTTCTGTGTAActtgagagagagaagaattccttttcctttttcctctAAAAAAGTTGGAAGGATACGAGGGCTGATGTTCCCTTTTATCAGACAGAGATGAATAATTAATCATGAACAAATCTAAAGACATAACCCTCCCCGATGAACGAACTATAAAATCTAGTAAAATTAAGATGCAGGGTTGATATTGCTTCAACTTATAACATCCTCCATCTTTACCACGAGGGGATCTTGAACGTAAGTTTTATTCATCATCTGCTTTGATGGtatcttaaattcttaacCAAGGAGGTTAATTCCCAACGACTATTTTCTAACTTGAATTCTTAAAGGGGATACATTTAATTTATGTAAATCAGGGCACCAGGGCGATAAATAATTATACTTCTTTGTCTCTTGCTACCTCAAATTCAGGACAATTTCATTGTCTCCAacaaaaacccttaaaaaccTTGCAATAACTCATCAGGCAAGGCAGCCTgtgtaaaatcaaaatttgaatGAAACAGCTCAGCTAAAGGTGGGCCAAACTTGGGGGCCTGATGTATTATTTGCTTGCCCTAGTATAATCTACTGAACAACACTGGTGAAGCAATACAAATGAGCTTTTAAGGCTCATCCTCATACCATTTACTGGAAAATCAGcaactatttctttttctttggttaGCTGTTGGATAATCTTTATCAGTTACTTAATACCTCCACAACTCTATAAGATGATGTTATTACAATCTCTGTAGCACTCATG
Protein-coding sequences here:
- the LOC18612127 gene encoding protein TOO MANY MOUTHS, encoding MWCTFPISLPLLFRVLLLALFSIPFVSTVSIHAKRQSQPPNADLQPTTMVPSEAEILFKIMETMSSDQTWRVSYPNPCKPGSSWPGIECKPGSDNFLHVSRLDFGSSPNPTCKRTATFPSQIFTLPYLQSVFFFNCFTHTKTSLSFPPNNLSNSSLQQLSLRSNPALFGPIQPQISSLKALQILTLSQNHFTGPIPVEIFSLTSLVHIDLSYNMLKGSIPTQVGNLINLVGLDLSYNSLTGSIPDMIGQLAMLQKLDLSSNSLVGSIPDSIEKLKFLVFLALSNNRLGGNFPKGLFMLQSLQYFIMDDNPMFITLPVELGMLVKLQELRLANSGYSGSIPPSLSMLMNLSTLSLQNNRLTGEIPMSFGSFSHIYHLNLSKNLLDGVVPFNANFLERLGRNLDLHGNPGLCLSSAEADSVKIGVGICSKNLSLSKPVKKSQAAPGLSYSFFLFGVLGVFSVHQISFLL